GTGCTGGAGCTGCTGAGCGTGAGGCGCGTCCAGTCCTTCGCCTACGCCCGGGCCGCAGAGGTGGACCGCCTTGTCTCCTCCCTCGCCGGCACCCCTCCGGGCACCCCGGTCGACCTCAGCGAGCAGCTGTACGCGCTCTCGGACGGCATCATCGGCACGGTGGCCTTCGGGAAGATGTACGGGTCGGAGTCGTTCGAGAGGACCAGCTTCCAGCGGATGATGGACGAGACGCTGCGGGTGCTCGGCAGCTTCACGTTCGAGGACTTCTTCCCGTCGTCGGCGCTCGCACGGTGGGCGGACGCCCTCACCGGCGTGGCGTCGCGGCGGCGGAGGGTCTTCCTCAGGATCGATAGGTTCTTCGACGCGGTCATCGACAAGCACCTCGAGCCGGGGAGGCTGGCGGCCGGGGTGCAGGAGGACATGGTCGACGCGCTGGTGAAGATGTGGAGGGATCAAGATGGGGCTCTGGCGCTGACGCGTGATAACATCAAGGGAATCCTGATGGTGCGGTTCGTTCGACCACAATCTACATTCAGTTACTGCTAATATTGGACAACCGATGTCACAGAATTCATCATGTTAATTTTCATTTCAGGATACATTCGCCGGTGGGATCGACACTTGCGCTGTGACGACGATCTGGATCATGGCGGAGCTGATGAGGAACCCAAGGGTGATGCGGAAGGCGCAGTCGGAGGTACGCGCCGCGGTGGGGAACAAATCCAGAGTGTACGAAGAAGACGCCCAGGGCCTCAAGTACCTCAAGATGATAGTGAAGGAGAACTTCAGGCTCCACCCGCCGGGGCCTCTGCTGATCCCAAGAGAGACCATGCAGAGCTGCGAGGTCGCCGGCTACAGCGTGCCCGCGGGCACCAGGATACACGTCAACGTCTGGGCCATGGGGAGAGACCCGGAGATATGGGACAGGCCGGAGGAGTTCTTCCCCGAGCGGTTCGAGGACGCGCAGGTTGATTTCAGGGGGCTGCActtcgagctccttccgttcgggTCGGGACGAAGGGCCTGCCCTGCCGTCGCCATGGGCGTGGCCAATGTGGAGGTCGTGCTGGCCAACCTGTTGTATTGCTTCGACTGGGAGCTTCCCGAGGGCGTGAAGGAGGACGACGTCGATATGGAGGAAACAGGGCAGCTTGTTTTCAGCAAGAAGGTGGCTCTTGAGCTTGTGCCAGTTAAGCGGTAGTGATATC
The sequence above is drawn from the Triticum aestivum cultivar Chinese Spring chromosome 7A, IWGSC CS RefSeq v2.1, whole genome shotgun sequence genome and encodes:
- the LOC123148149 gene encoding 4-hydroxyphenylacetaldehyde oxime monooxygenase, yielding MAASSPPKSQPITMGPLPPLVLALFLLPLLYLFFRGGSKGRSTQGARNAPGPPKQLPVLGNLLQLGGRPHRYFQSLTQKYGPVVQVQLGRVRMVVVASPEAAKEVLRTNDLHCCSRPNSPGARMLSYNFLDVAFGPYSDYWREMRKLLVLELLSVRRVQSFAYARAAEVDRLVSSLAGTPPGTPVDLSEQLYALSDGIIGTVAFGKMYGSESFERTSFQRMMDETLRVLGSFTFEDFFPSSALARWADALTGVASRRRRVFLRIDRFFDAVIDKHLEPGRLAAGVQEDMVDALVKMWRDQDGALALTRDNIKGILMDTFAGGIDTCAVTTIWIMAELMRNPRVMRKAQSEVRAAVGNKSRVYEEDAQGLKYLKMIVKENFRLHPPGPLLIPRETMQSCEVAGYSVPAGTRIHVNVWAMGRDPEIWDRPEEFFPERFEDAQVDFRGLHFELLPFGSGRRACPAVAMGVANVEVVLANLLYCFDWELPEGVKEDDVDMEETGQLVFSKKVALELVPVKR